In a single window of the Anabas testudineus chromosome 19, fAnaTes1.2, whole genome shotgun sequence genome:
- the zgc:112496 gene encoding uncharacterized protein zgc:112496 — protein sequence MSALFACEDPATWRRVYEKYWGVVEAKARNKKPGKLLNLDKWYQEELPTLMSSRPDKHVTLSELVKLMEWKLTRGKFRPRLQQLVASNSEDTVEKCSRKAFSLLPDVQAAIAELSTLKGIGPATASAVLAVGAPEQTAFMSDEAMESVPGLKPIQYTAKHYTLYLGKMVERTEQLNKVDPQQDWTPHRLELCLWALTTAAQQQLPLLKDIEVKGGGGAEECTHPDADQRPTKKLKIQ from the exons ATGAGTGCTCTGTTTGCCTGTGAGGATCCGGCCACATGGAGGAGAGTGTATGAGAAATACTGGGGAGTGGTGGAGGCCAAGGCCAGAAACAAGAAACCTGGAAAGCTGCTGAACCTTGACAAGTG GTATCAAGAGGAGCTGCCCACACTGATGTCAAGTCGACCTGACAAACATGTCACTCTGTCAGAGCTCGTGAAACTGATGGAGTGGAAGCTCACT AGAGGGAAGTTCAGGCcgaggctgcagcagctggtggcGTCCAACAGTGAAGATACTGTGGAGAAATGCTCCAGAAAGGCCTTCAGCCTCCTGCCCGATGTGCAAGCAGCAATCGCAGAGCTCAGCACCCTTAAAGGCATCGGCCCAGCCACAGCTTCGG CTGTGTTGGCGGTAGGAGCTCCAGAACAAACTGCATTCATGTCTGATGAAGCCATGGAGAGTGTGCCGGGATTAAAGCCCATCCAGTACACAGCCAAGCACTACACTTTGTACCTGGGCAAGATGGTTGAGCGAACTGAACAATTAAACAAAG TGGATCCCCAGCAGGACTGGACGCCCCACAGGCTGGAGCTGTGTTTGTGGGCGTTGAccacagctgcacagcagcagctcccacTTCTAAAGGACATCGAAGTTAAAGGCGGTGGTGGAGCAGAAGAGTGCACACACCCCGACGCTGACCAGAGACCAACAAAGAAActtaaaatacaatga
- the wdr24 gene encoding GATOR complex protein WDR24 isoform X2 translates to MEKMSRVTTALSSNAIIGRTMFCHLDAPANAISVCRDATQVVVAGRNIFKIYALEEEQFVEKLNLRVGRKPSLNFSCADVMWHQMEENLLATAATNGAVVTWNLGKPSRNKQDQLFTEHKRTVNKVCFHPTEVYMLLSGSQDGFMKCFDLRKKESVSTFSGQSESVRDVQFSMKDYFTFAASFENGNVQLWDIRRPDRYERMFTAHTGPVFCCDWHPDDRGWLATGGRDKMVKVWDMTTNRAKEIYCVQTIASVARVKWRPERKFHLATCSMMVDHNIYVWDVRRPFIPFATFEEHKDVTTGIVWRHQHDPHFLLSGSKDSTLYQHMFKDATRPVDKANPEGLCFGLFGDLAFAAKESLISSDSNRKPYPGGDRRYPIFFFKKPDPTEQFANVSSALSVFETDLDSNRMDWFVKTAQLYLLSGKPFAELCDHNAKVAQELKRPQVSTTWTMLRIMFSDPANLTAPGLNHNLSKLGTMPLMNSFSMKEMGSGMGTESRLERSKGESRQDNIHLDPGNSHISNNEENEETEGSEGQAEYMFGDAELDDDDLYSMEHDNQTEQEYMLPQEAFQLRHEIMDNPSAPEHLQQDKADSPHVSGNEAEVTCLTPIESFSLISISQPLYNPHLPASFFCPIVREMLSYYAEQGDVQMAVSVLIVLGERIRKEIDDLTQEHWYMSYIDLLQRFELWNVSNEVIKLSTCSAITCLNQASTTLHINCSNCKRPMSNKGWICDRCHQCASICAVCHHVVKGLFVWCQGCSHGGHLEHIMNWLKSSAHCPAGCGHQCEYT, encoded by the exons ATGGAGAAGATGTCACGGGTTACAACAGCCCTCAGCAGCAATGCCATCATTGGCAGAACTATGTTCTGCCACCTGGACGCCCCTGCCAACGCCATCAGTGTATGTCGTGATGCCACGCAGGTGGTGGTTGCTGGTCGTAATATCTTCAAGATATACGCACTGGAGGAGGAGCAGTTTGTGGAGAAGCTGAACCTCCGTGTGGGTCGCAAACCCTCACTCAACTTTAGCTGTGCAGACGTCATGTGGCACCAGATGGAGGAAAACCTGCTGGCTACAGCTGCCACCAATGGGGCAGTGGTTACGTGGAACCTGGGAAAACCCTCTCGTAACAAGCAGGACCAGCTGTTTACTGAGCACAAACGCACAGTCAACAAGGTGTGCTTCCACCCCACCGAGGTTTACATGCTCCTTAGTGGCTCTCAGGATGGCTTCATGAAGTGTTTTGACCTGCGCAAGAAGGAGTCTGTCAGCACTTTCTCAG GTCAGTCAGAGAGTGTAAGGGATGTCCAGTTCAGCATGAAggattattttacatttgctgCATCTTTTGAGAATGGTAATGTCCAACTGTGGGACATTAGGCGGCCGGACCGTTATGAACGAATGTTTACTGCCCACACTGGCCCCGTGTTCTGCTGTGACTGGCATCCTGATGACAG AGGCTGGCTGGCTACAGGTGGAAGGGACAAGATGGTGAAGGTGTGGGACATGACAACTAACCGAGCCAAGGAAATCTACTGTGTGCAGACTATTGCCTCAGTGGCACGGGTTAAGTGGCGTCCAGAGAGGAAATTTCATTTGGCCACGTGTTCTATGATGGTGGACCACAACATCTACGTGTGGGACGTTCGCAGACCTTTCATTCCCTTTGCCACCTTTGAAGAGCACAAGGATGTGACCACTGGTATCGTGTGGCGCCACCAACATGACCctcattttctgctttctggCTCGAAGGACAGTACGCTCTACCAACATATGTTTAAGGACGCCACTCGTCCCGTGGACAAGGCAAACCCTGAGGGTCTGTGCTTTGGACTGTTTGGGGATTTAGCCTTTGCAGCCAAGGAGAGTCTGATCAGCAGCGACTCCAACAGAAAGCCTTACCCCGGAGGTGACCGCCGCTACCCCATCTTCTTCTTCAAGAAGCCCGACCCAACAGAACAGTTTGCCAATGTGTCCAGTGCTCTTAGCGTCTTTGAGACAGACTTGGATAGTAACCGCATGGACTGGTTTGTAAAGACAGCACAACTCTACCTCCTCAGTGGGAAGCCTTTTGCTGAGCTGTGCGATCACAATGCTAAGGTGGCCCAGGAACTCAAAAGACCTCAG GTTTCTACAACATGGACAATGCTGAGAATAATGTTCTCTGATCCAGCAAACCTCACAGCGCCTGGTCTAAACCACAACCTCAGTAAACTGGGCACCATGCCTTTGATGAACAG TTTCAGCATGAAGGAGATGGGCTCAGGAATGGGCACAGAGAGCAGGCTGGAGCGAAGTAAAggtgagagcagacaggacaACATCCACCTGGATCCCGGGAACTCGCACATCAGCAATAATGAAG AAAATGAGGAGACTGAGGGCAGTGAGGGCCAAGCTGAGTATATGTTCGGTGATGCTGAGCTAGATGACGATGACCTCTATTCCATGGAGCATGACAACCAAACAG AGCAGGAGTACATGCTGCCCCAGGAGGCCTTCCAGCTGCGCCACGAGATCATGGATAACCCATCTGCTCCCGAGCACCTTCAACAAGACAAGGCCGACTCTCCACACGTCAGCGGCAATGAGGCAGAAGTCACTTGTCTGACACCCATTGAGTCCTTTTCCCTGATCTCCATTTCCCAGCCGCTGTACAACCCACACTTACCCGCCAGCTTCTTCTGCCCCATTGTGCGGGAGATGCTCAGCTACTACGCCGAGCAGGGCGATGTGCAGATGGCTGTGTCTGTGCTCATCGTCCTGGGAGAACGGATCCGAAAAGAGATTGATGACCTGACCCAG GAACACTGGTACATGTCCTACATAGACCTGCTGCAGCGGTTCGAGTTATGGAACGTGTCCAATGAGGTCATCAAGTTGAGTACATGCAGCGCCATCACCTGCCTGAACCAGGCGTCTACAACACTGCACATCAACTGTAGCAACTGCAAACGGCCAATGAGCAACAAGGGCTGGATATGTGACAG GTGCCACCAGTGCGCCAGTATATGTGCAGTGTGCCACCATGTGGTGAAGGGTCTGTTTGTGTGGTGTCAGGGCTGCAGCCACGGTGGACATCTGGAGCACATAATGAACTGGCTGAAAAGCAGTGCACACTGTCCCGCAGGCTGCGGCCACCAGTGTGAGTACACCTGA
- the wdr24 gene encoding GATOR complex protein WDR24 isoform X1, which produces MEKMSRVTTALSSNAIIGRTMFCHLDAPANAISVCRDATQVVVAGRNIFKIYALEEEQFVEKLNLRVGRKPSLNFSCADVMWHQMEENLLATAATNGAVVTWNLGKPSRNKQDQLFTEHKRTVNKVCFHPTEVYMLLSGSQDGFMKCFDLRKKESVSTFSGQSESVRDVQFSMKDYFTFAASFENGNVQLWDIRRPDRYERMFTAHTGPVFCCDWHPDDRGWLATGGRDKMVKVWDMTTNRAKEIYCVQTIASVARVKWRPERKFHLATCSMMVDHNIYVWDVRRPFIPFATFEEHKDVTTGIVWRHQHDPHFLLSGSKDSTLYQHMFKDATRPVDKANPEGLCFGLFGDLAFAAKESLISSDSNRKPYPGGDRRYPIFFFKKPDPTEQFANVSSALSVFETDLDSNRMDWFVKTAQLYLLSGKPFAELCDHNAKVAQELKRPQVSTTWTMLRIMFSDPANLTAPGLNHNLSKLGTMPLMNSFSMKEMGSGMGTESRLERSKGESRQDNIHLDPGNSHISNNEENEETEGSEGQAEYMFGDAELDDDDLYSMEHDNQTEEQEYMLPQEAFQLRHEIMDNPSAPEHLQQDKADSPHVSGNEAEVTCLTPIESFSLISISQPLYNPHLPASFFCPIVREMLSYYAEQGDVQMAVSVLIVLGERIRKEIDDLTQEHWYMSYIDLLQRFELWNVSNEVIKLSTCSAITCLNQASTTLHINCSNCKRPMSNKGWICDRCHQCASICAVCHHVVKGLFVWCQGCSHGGHLEHIMNWLKSSAHCPAGCGHQCEYT; this is translated from the exons ATGGAGAAGATGTCACGGGTTACAACAGCCCTCAGCAGCAATGCCATCATTGGCAGAACTATGTTCTGCCACCTGGACGCCCCTGCCAACGCCATCAGTGTATGTCGTGATGCCACGCAGGTGGTGGTTGCTGGTCGTAATATCTTCAAGATATACGCACTGGAGGAGGAGCAGTTTGTGGAGAAGCTGAACCTCCGTGTGGGTCGCAAACCCTCACTCAACTTTAGCTGTGCAGACGTCATGTGGCACCAGATGGAGGAAAACCTGCTGGCTACAGCTGCCACCAATGGGGCAGTGGTTACGTGGAACCTGGGAAAACCCTCTCGTAACAAGCAGGACCAGCTGTTTACTGAGCACAAACGCACAGTCAACAAGGTGTGCTTCCACCCCACCGAGGTTTACATGCTCCTTAGTGGCTCTCAGGATGGCTTCATGAAGTGTTTTGACCTGCGCAAGAAGGAGTCTGTCAGCACTTTCTCAG GTCAGTCAGAGAGTGTAAGGGATGTCCAGTTCAGCATGAAggattattttacatttgctgCATCTTTTGAGAATGGTAATGTCCAACTGTGGGACATTAGGCGGCCGGACCGTTATGAACGAATGTTTACTGCCCACACTGGCCCCGTGTTCTGCTGTGACTGGCATCCTGATGACAG AGGCTGGCTGGCTACAGGTGGAAGGGACAAGATGGTGAAGGTGTGGGACATGACAACTAACCGAGCCAAGGAAATCTACTGTGTGCAGACTATTGCCTCAGTGGCACGGGTTAAGTGGCGTCCAGAGAGGAAATTTCATTTGGCCACGTGTTCTATGATGGTGGACCACAACATCTACGTGTGGGACGTTCGCAGACCTTTCATTCCCTTTGCCACCTTTGAAGAGCACAAGGATGTGACCACTGGTATCGTGTGGCGCCACCAACATGACCctcattttctgctttctggCTCGAAGGACAGTACGCTCTACCAACATATGTTTAAGGACGCCACTCGTCCCGTGGACAAGGCAAACCCTGAGGGTCTGTGCTTTGGACTGTTTGGGGATTTAGCCTTTGCAGCCAAGGAGAGTCTGATCAGCAGCGACTCCAACAGAAAGCCTTACCCCGGAGGTGACCGCCGCTACCCCATCTTCTTCTTCAAGAAGCCCGACCCAACAGAACAGTTTGCCAATGTGTCCAGTGCTCTTAGCGTCTTTGAGACAGACTTGGATAGTAACCGCATGGACTGGTTTGTAAAGACAGCACAACTCTACCTCCTCAGTGGGAAGCCTTTTGCTGAGCTGTGCGATCACAATGCTAAGGTGGCCCAGGAACTCAAAAGACCTCAG GTTTCTACAACATGGACAATGCTGAGAATAATGTTCTCTGATCCAGCAAACCTCACAGCGCCTGGTCTAAACCACAACCTCAGTAAACTGGGCACCATGCCTTTGATGAACAG TTTCAGCATGAAGGAGATGGGCTCAGGAATGGGCACAGAGAGCAGGCTGGAGCGAAGTAAAggtgagagcagacaggacaACATCCACCTGGATCCCGGGAACTCGCACATCAGCAATAATGAAG AAAATGAGGAGACTGAGGGCAGTGAGGGCCAAGCTGAGTATATGTTCGGTGATGCTGAGCTAGATGACGATGACCTCTATTCCATGGAGCATGACAACCAAACAG AAGAGCAGGAGTACATGCTGCCCCAGGAGGCCTTCCAGCTGCGCCACGAGATCATGGATAACCCATCTGCTCCCGAGCACCTTCAACAAGACAAGGCCGACTCTCCACACGTCAGCGGCAATGAGGCAGAAGTCACTTGTCTGACACCCATTGAGTCCTTTTCCCTGATCTCCATTTCCCAGCCGCTGTACAACCCACACTTACCCGCCAGCTTCTTCTGCCCCATTGTGCGGGAGATGCTCAGCTACTACGCCGAGCAGGGCGATGTGCAGATGGCTGTGTCTGTGCTCATCGTCCTGGGAGAACGGATCCGAAAAGAGATTGATGACCTGACCCAG GAACACTGGTACATGTCCTACATAGACCTGCTGCAGCGGTTCGAGTTATGGAACGTGTCCAATGAGGTCATCAAGTTGAGTACATGCAGCGCCATCACCTGCCTGAACCAGGCGTCTACAACACTGCACATCAACTGTAGCAACTGCAAACGGCCAATGAGCAACAAGGGCTGGATATGTGACAG GTGCCACCAGTGCGCCAGTATATGTGCAGTGTGCCACCATGTGGTGAAGGGTCTGTTTGTGTGGTGTCAGGGCTGCAGCCACGGTGGACATCTGGAGCACATAATGAACTGGCTGAAAAGCAGTGCACACTGTCCCGCAGGCTGCGGCCACCAGTGTGAGTACACCTGA
- the wdr24 gene encoding GATOR complex protein WDR24 isoform X3 gives MEKMSRVTTALSSNAIIGRTMFCHLDAPANAISVCRDATQVVVAGRNIFKIYALEEEQFVEKLNLRVGRKPSLNFSCADVMWHQMEENLLATAATNGAVVTWNLGKPSRNKQDQLFTEHKRTVNKVCFHPTEVYMLLSGSQDGFMKCFDLRKKESVSTFSGQSESVRDVQFSMKDYFTFAASFENGNVQLWDIRRPDRYERMFTAHTGPVFCCDWHPDDRGWLATGGRDKMVKVWDMTTNRAKEIYCVQTIASVARVKWRPERKFHLATCSMMVDHNIYVWDVRRPFIPFATFEEHKDVTTGIVWRHQHDPHFLLSGSKDSTLYQHMFKDATRPVDKANPEGLCFGLFGDLAFAAKESLISSDSNRKPYPGGDRRYPIFFFKKPDPTEQFANVSSALSVFETDLDSNRMDWFVKTAQLYLLSGKPFAELCDHNAKVAQELKRPQVSTTWTMLRIMFSDPANLTAPGLNHNLSKLGTMPLMNSFSMKEMGSGMGTESRLERSKGESRQDNIHLDPGNSHISNNEENEETEGSEGQAEYMFGDAELDDDDLYSMEHDNQTEEQEYMLPQEAFQLRHEIMDNPSAPEHLQQDKADSPHVSGNEAEVTCLTPIESFSLISISQPLYNPHLPASFFCPIVREMLSYYAEQGDVQMAVSVLIVLGERIRKEIDDLTQVR, from the exons ATGGAGAAGATGTCACGGGTTACAACAGCCCTCAGCAGCAATGCCATCATTGGCAGAACTATGTTCTGCCACCTGGACGCCCCTGCCAACGCCATCAGTGTATGTCGTGATGCCACGCAGGTGGTGGTTGCTGGTCGTAATATCTTCAAGATATACGCACTGGAGGAGGAGCAGTTTGTGGAGAAGCTGAACCTCCGTGTGGGTCGCAAACCCTCACTCAACTTTAGCTGTGCAGACGTCATGTGGCACCAGATGGAGGAAAACCTGCTGGCTACAGCTGCCACCAATGGGGCAGTGGTTACGTGGAACCTGGGAAAACCCTCTCGTAACAAGCAGGACCAGCTGTTTACTGAGCACAAACGCACAGTCAACAAGGTGTGCTTCCACCCCACCGAGGTTTACATGCTCCTTAGTGGCTCTCAGGATGGCTTCATGAAGTGTTTTGACCTGCGCAAGAAGGAGTCTGTCAGCACTTTCTCAG GTCAGTCAGAGAGTGTAAGGGATGTCCAGTTCAGCATGAAggattattttacatttgctgCATCTTTTGAGAATGGTAATGTCCAACTGTGGGACATTAGGCGGCCGGACCGTTATGAACGAATGTTTACTGCCCACACTGGCCCCGTGTTCTGCTGTGACTGGCATCCTGATGACAG AGGCTGGCTGGCTACAGGTGGAAGGGACAAGATGGTGAAGGTGTGGGACATGACAACTAACCGAGCCAAGGAAATCTACTGTGTGCAGACTATTGCCTCAGTGGCACGGGTTAAGTGGCGTCCAGAGAGGAAATTTCATTTGGCCACGTGTTCTATGATGGTGGACCACAACATCTACGTGTGGGACGTTCGCAGACCTTTCATTCCCTTTGCCACCTTTGAAGAGCACAAGGATGTGACCACTGGTATCGTGTGGCGCCACCAACATGACCctcattttctgctttctggCTCGAAGGACAGTACGCTCTACCAACATATGTTTAAGGACGCCACTCGTCCCGTGGACAAGGCAAACCCTGAGGGTCTGTGCTTTGGACTGTTTGGGGATTTAGCCTTTGCAGCCAAGGAGAGTCTGATCAGCAGCGACTCCAACAGAAAGCCTTACCCCGGAGGTGACCGCCGCTACCCCATCTTCTTCTTCAAGAAGCCCGACCCAACAGAACAGTTTGCCAATGTGTCCAGTGCTCTTAGCGTCTTTGAGACAGACTTGGATAGTAACCGCATGGACTGGTTTGTAAAGACAGCACAACTCTACCTCCTCAGTGGGAAGCCTTTTGCTGAGCTGTGCGATCACAATGCTAAGGTGGCCCAGGAACTCAAAAGACCTCAG GTTTCTACAACATGGACAATGCTGAGAATAATGTTCTCTGATCCAGCAAACCTCACAGCGCCTGGTCTAAACCACAACCTCAGTAAACTGGGCACCATGCCTTTGATGAACAG TTTCAGCATGAAGGAGATGGGCTCAGGAATGGGCACAGAGAGCAGGCTGGAGCGAAGTAAAggtgagagcagacaggacaACATCCACCTGGATCCCGGGAACTCGCACATCAGCAATAATGAAG AAAATGAGGAGACTGAGGGCAGTGAGGGCCAAGCTGAGTATATGTTCGGTGATGCTGAGCTAGATGACGATGACCTCTATTCCATGGAGCATGACAACCAAACAG AAGAGCAGGAGTACATGCTGCCCCAGGAGGCCTTCCAGCTGCGCCACGAGATCATGGATAACCCATCTGCTCCCGAGCACCTTCAACAAGACAAGGCCGACTCTCCACACGTCAGCGGCAATGAGGCAGAAGTCACTTGTCTGACACCCATTGAGTCCTTTTCCCTGATCTCCATTTCCCAGCCGCTGTACAACCCACACTTACCCGCCAGCTTCTTCTGCCCCATTGTGCGGGAGATGCTCAGCTACTACGCCGAGCAGGGCGATGTGCAGATGGCTGTGTCTGTGCTCATCGTCCTGGGAGAACGGATCCGAAAAGAGATTGATGACCTGACCCAGGTCAGATAA